The Alkalibacter rhizosphaerae genomic sequence CTGCAATATCATAGACATCCAAATATTCCAGATTTTTTCGTAAAAATTTTCCGGTCAAAAATTCCATGGAAAAATAATAGACTGCTTTTTCTCCACTTTCCTCCTGCTTTCTCCTGGTGGCATGCCACCGTTTTCCGCTGAAGATCTTCACCAGGGCGCAAAGGGCCGTATATTTTTCCTGGATCGTGCTTTCCTCAAAATCGTCTCCAAAAATGGAGTACAACATCTTTTCATATTCTGTCACAAAAACATCTTTAGTCAGCATTCTTCCACCTCTATTTTTTCATCAGATTGCCGTACAACTTTCGATATTTTGCCGAAGAGGCATTCCAGTCGTTTTTTGACTTCATGGCTCTTCGGATCAGTTCTTTCCATGCATCTTTGTCGTTGTACGTGCTGAGTGCATGTTTAATGGTAAATAGCATATCATGTGCATTATAATCGGTAAAGGAAAATCCGTTGCCTGTTTGCTTCTCCCGATCGTAAGGCTCCACCGTATCCCGCAATCCGCCGATGCTCCGCACGATGGGTATGGTACCGTAACGCAGGGAGATCAACTGGCTGATCCCGCAAGGTTCAAACTTGGAAGGCATTAAAAACATATCGCTGCCTGCATAGATCTGGTGGGCCTCCCCTTCGGAGAAGTGGATATTGGCCCGAACTTTTTCCGGATAGCGGTGTGCAAAGTAACGGAACATGTCTTCGTATTCCTTGTCTCCTGTTCCCAGGACGACGAACTGGATGTCCTCCTGGATCAGTTCTTCAAAAATGTGGGCCACCAGGTCCAAGCCCTTCATGTCTACCAGGCGGCTGACCATGCCGATCATGGGAATGTCCCCTTCTGTAGGTAGTCCCCAACGGTTTTGCAGCCAGGCCTTGTTCTCCCGTTTTCTGGTGTGGACGCTGCGCAGGTCATAGTTGCTGTATAAGTGGGGATCTTTGGAGGGGCTGAATTCCTCGTAGTCGATGCCGTTGACGATACCGTGGAGTTTGTCCTGGTGCTTTCGAAGGATCCCATCCAGCTGTTCGCCGAAATACGGATCCAATATCTCGGTGGCGTAGCTTTCCGAGACCGTGGTCACTGCATCGCTGTAGACGATGCCCCCTTTCATAAAATTGATCTGGTTGTAGAAACGGATCCCGTCTTCGTGGAAATAGCGGATGTCGATCCCCATGACGTCTCCCATCATGTCTGCATCGAAAACGCCCTGGTATTTCAGGTTGTGGATGGTGAAAACCGTCTTCATGTTTTTATAGTCTTCATCCCCGATGGCAAAGTCGGCCACATACAGGTTCATCAACGCTGTATGCCAGTCATTGGCGTGGATGACATCCGGTTTGAAATCCACATGCTTGCACAAGAGGACAGCCGCTTTGGAAAACCAGCTGAATCGTTCTCCATCGTCAAAAAAACCGTAGATGCCGTCCCGGTTGAAATAATATTCATTGTCCAAAAAATAATGAAGGACACCATTGTGTTCCAGGGAAAAAACGCCGACGTACTGGTTGCGCCAGCCCAAGTCCACAGTATACTCCGTCACTTTCTCCAAAAGATCTCCGTATTTTTCTTTGATGCTTTTATACAAGGGAAGCACCACCCGCACCTGGGTAGTGCCCTTGTTCAGCGCCGCCGGCAAAGAACCGGCCACGTCGGCCAGTCCTCCTGTTTTTATGAATGGGACCACTTCTGCGGCTGCAAATAAAATATTCATCGTTGCGCCTCCTTGCTGATGACCATGTCTTTTTCCACAACATAAGGCACCGTATGGTTTCCGATGATCTCCACCCCGTCTTCCACGGTGACGTATTTGTCCAGGATGGCGTTGACGATGACGGCATTCTCTCCAATGACCGTCTTTTGCATGATGACGGAATTTTTGACAATGGCGTTTTTCCCGATTTTTACGCCCCGGAACAAGATGGAATTTTGGACACTGCCATCCAGGGTACAGCCGTTGGCGATCAAAGAGTTTTTCACGACGGCGTTCTCCTTGTAGAAGGTGGATGGCTCGTCCTGATTTTTGGTATAGACGATGCCGTATTTGAAGAACATTTCGTTGTAGATCTCCGGCTCCAACAAGTTCATGTTGGCGTCAAAATAATTCTTTACATTTCGTATGCTTTCGATATGGCCTACATGTTCGAAACAGTTGAATTTGTATTTGTTGATCCCTCGTAGAAGGGCATCCCTCAAATAACGGGCATTCCCCTCTTCAATGGCTTCCCGGACCAGTTGCCGGTATACCTCTTTTTTGATGAACAGGCTTCCTACATACAAGTCGAACTCTTCTTCCGTACCCAGGTTGGCTCCCACGCTTTTCACACACCCGTTGTCGTCCTTTTTGATTTTTTCACAGTTGATGAATTTCCCGTTGGGATCTTTTACCCGTTTGCAGATCAAGGTGACATCTGCATCCGTCTCCTTGAAATGTTTGTAGGCTCGCTCCATGTCGATTTTCACCAGCATGTTGGTGTTGCTGAGAAAAATATTGTCTTCCGTACTTCGGGCAAAAAATTCGTCATTGTTGAAGAATTGCTGCAAGTCACCATACCCACCGTTTTTTTCCTCATCAAAAAGGGGCGGGAAAATAAACAGTCCTTTGAATCGCCGGTTCAAGTCCCAGGGCTTTCCACTGCCCATGTGGTCCATGACACTTCGGATCTTGGTGCCTGTAAAGACACCGATGTTGTTGATGTCGTGATCCACCATGTTGGACAGGAAAAAATCCGCCAACCGGTATCGACCGCCAAAGGGCAGCATGGCCATGGGCCTGCTTTTGCATAACTTTCCGAAATTTTCTTCAATATTGTTGAAGTCGATGATCCCCATGCAATTATCCATTTTTGTCCCCCCTATTATTCTTCAATGATGGTGTCTTCTGATACCAGGAAAACCTTGCCATTGTCTTTGTCTCCAATAACCTGGCCCTTTTTCACCGTGACCCCTTCCATGACCACGGCGTTGTAGACTCGTGCACCTTCTTCGATGGTGGCGTTGGACAGGACCACGCTGTTGTGAACGTAGGCATCCTGTTTCACCCGAACTTCACTGAACAATACGCATCGGTCCAGGTGACCTTCTACGATGCATCCTTCGTTGATCAGAGAGTTGTACACTTCTGCCGTGTCGGAAACAAACTGGGGCGGCAAGTTTTTGTTTTTTGTAAAGATCCGCCAGCTCCGATCATACACATTCAGGGTATCGTCTTCGGAGAGCAGGTCCATGTTTGCTTCCCAGTAACTTTTTATCGTTCCTACGTCTTTCCAATATCCTTCGAAGGTGTAGGCCACCATCTTTTTGCCGTCTTGCAGCATGGTCGGGATGATGTCTTTTCCGAAGTCGTTGCTGGAATCGGGATTTTTGATGTCCTCGATCAGATATTCGCGGAGTACCGGCCAGTCAAAAATATAGATCCCCATGGAAGCAAGATTGCTTTTTGGTTTTTCCGGTTTTTCTGCAAACTCCACGATCTGTCCTTCTTCATCGGTGGCCATGATGCCGAAACGGGATGCTTCCTCCCAGGGCACTTCAATGACAGATATGGTGGCCTGGGCATTTTTCTCCTTGTGGAACTCCAGCATCTTCTTGTAATCCATTTTGTAGATGTGGTCGCCGGACAAGATCAACACGTAATTGGGATCCACATGATCGATAAAGCTGATGTTCTCGTAAATGGCATTGGCCGTCCCCTGGTACCATCTGCCTCCAGCTTCATTGGTATAGGGAGACAAGATCCGAAGGCCTCCCGTGTTTCGGTCAAAATCCCAATGGGATCCGATCCCGATATGTTCATTGAGCTGGAAGGGCTTGTACTGGGTCAGGATCCCTATGTCTGTAATGCCCGAATTGGCGGCATTGCTCAAAGGAAAATCGATGATGCGGTACTTCCCGCCAAAGGGCACGGCAGGTTTTGCAATGTCCTTTGTCAAGGTGCGAAGCCTGGTTCCCTGGCCGCCTGCCAGGAGCATGGCCAATACTTTTTCTCTCTTCATGTTATTGCCCTCCTTTTTTTCCGCGTGTCGTTTGGTTCGGTGAATTTTTTAGAACGACCCCTCCCAGGGCCGGTATGTCCACGGTTATGGAATACGGTCGATGGTGATGACCTTGCTTTCGGGTCCTGGCGGACTTGGGCCGGAGGGTGTTTCCACCATACCGGATCCGGTCCGAATGGAACACGGTCTTGTAGGATCCCGGTTCCATCACCCCGATGGGATAATCCGTTCTGGCTACAGGGGTGAAGTTCAAGGCAATGAGCAGGCGATCCCCCCGCCTGTCCACCCGTTCGTAGATCAGAATGCTCTCCTGATGATTTTCATGCTCCACCCAGTCAAAGCCGTCGAAACTTTCATCCAGTTCGTACAGGGGTTTCTCTTCCTTGTAAAACTTGTTGAGTTCGCTGACGTAGGTGAGCATTTTCCCGTGAAGTTCATAGTCCAGTAAAAACCAGTCCAGTTCCTGCCATTCGTTCCATTCGATGAATTGGGCAAACTCCCCTCCCATGAATAGAAGCTTTTTGCCGGGATGGGTAAACATGTATAAGTACAACAGTCGAAGGTTGGCAAATTTTTGTTCGTATTCCCCGGGCATCTTGTCCAAGAGAGACCTTTTCCCATGGGCCACTTCGTCGTGGCTCAGGGGCAGTACGAAATTCTCGGAGAAGGCGTAGGTGATGGAAAAGGTCAGGGCATGCTGTTTTCCTTTTCGATATAGAGGATCCGTCTCCATGTAATCCAGGATGTCGTTCATCCAGCCCATGTTCCACTTGAAGTTGAAACCCAGTCCTCCCTGGTCCACCGGCCCGGTGACCAGTGGCCATGCGGTGGATTCCTCGGCAATCATCATGGTGCCGGGAAAATGTTCAAAAACCACCTTGTTCAGTTTTCGAATAAACTCGATGGCTTCGAAATTTTCAAAACCTCCTTGTTCGTTTTTCAGATCCGCACCGGCAAAATTCAAATAGAGCATATAGGCCACTGCATCGATGCGCAGCCCGTCAATATGAAAGTATTCATGCCAGTACATGGCGTTGGAAATGAGAAAACTGAGAACTTCCGGTTTGGAAAAATCGAAGTTGGAGGTGCCCCACTGGATGTTGTCAGCCCTGCGGTTGTCCACGGATTCAAAACAGGCGGTCCCGTCAAACATGCGAAGGCCGTGGTCGTCCCGGCAGAAATGGGCCGGGGCCCAGTCCAAAATGACGCCGAACCCGTTTTGGTGAAGAAGGTCCACAAAGGCCATGAAATCCTTCGGTGTCCCATATCGGCTGGTGGGTGCATAATATCCGGTGGTCTGATACCCCCAGGATCCGTCGAAAGGATGTTCCATCACCGGCATCAGTTCCACATGGGTAAAGCCGGTCTTTTTCAGATAGACCACCAGTTCTTTTGCGATCTGGCTGTAGGAGAGCTGGCTCTCGTCCCTCCCCTTCTTCCAGGATAGAAGATTCATTTCATAAATGGAAATGGGGCGATCATAGGGTCGGGTCTTGTTTCGGTTTTTGATCCAGTTTCGGTCTTTCCATCGGTACTTGGTAATGTCGAAAAATTTGGATGCCGTCCCCGGACGTTCCTCGCTGTGAAAACCATAAGGGTCTGCTTTCATTCCTACAGAACCGTCCTGGCCGATGATCCGGTACTTGTACTTGTCGAAGGTTTCAACACCGCTGATGCAGATCTCCCAAAGGCCGCTGTTGTGGATCCGCTCCATGGGCAGGGAGTCTTCCTGCCAGTCGTTGAAATCGCCTACGACAAAAACTGCTTGAGCCCTGGGGGCCCAAACGACGAATCGGGTGGCTTTTTCATAAGGATGTGCTCCGAGAAATTCGTAGCTTCGATAAAACGTACCTTCATGAAACAGATGGGCGTCAAAAGAACCCTTGTTGGAATAGTAGTAAGGGGGATTTGCCTTTTCGTTTGCCATGGAAAACCTCCTGTGGAAACATTTGTATTACTGGTATTATACCCTTCTAACTTTTTCTAAACCAATTATATGCTCCAACAACTGGGTACAAAAAGACCCCAAGCATTCCTGCCTGAGGTCTTTGATGTTTTCTTATTCTGTTTCGTCTTCTTCCGAATCGCTGTGACAGTCACAGTCTTCGTCGTCGCATTCGCACATCAGGTCCATAATGTCCAAAACGTAACCGCATTCGGGACATTCCAGTTGGAAATCTTCATCTTCCATGTCGTCGAAATCGGTGATGAATTCCGCTCCGCAATTGGGGCATTCCACTTCGAAGATGTCGTCTTCGTCGAAATCGTCCTCATCATCGTCGTCATCCAGCATTTCCAGGTCGTAGAGTTCGTCTTCCACTTCCATGAGATCTTCATCGATCAGTTCCACATAATCTTCCAGATCGTCGTAGGCTTCATCCAGCCCTTCTACCGCGTCGGTCAAATCTCCTAAAATCTCGATGATCTTCAGAAACAATTTGCCTTCTTTTGTGGTCTCGTCGATTTCCATTCCATCGCACAATCCCTTGACATAAGACACTTTTTCTTTAATGTAGTCCATCATGCAAACCTCCTTTTGTTCATTATAACCCAACCTGGATCATATTGCATTACTTTGCATTAAACTCTTTCCATATACTCCCCGGTCCTCGTGTCGATGCGGATCACATCGCCGATCTCCACGAACAGCGGTACGGTGATCTGGGCACCGGTCTCCACGATGGCCGGTTTGTTGGCTCCTGTTGCCGTATCCCCTTTAAATCCGGGATCCGTTTCCGTCACTTCCAGTTCCACAAAGAATGGGGCTTCTACCGAGAAGGCCTGTCCCTTGATGAACTTGATGGTGGCGTTGTTGTTTTCCTTCAGGTACTTCATGGCTTCTTCCACCTGGTCGTAGTTCAGAGGGATCTGTTCGAATGTCTCCTGATCCATGAAGTAATACAAGTTGCCGTCGTTGTAGAGATACTGCATTTCCTTTGTTTCGATGTGGGCTTTCGGAAACTTCTCCGACGGATTGAATGTCCGCTCCACAACACTGCCTGTTTTGACGTTTTTTATCTTTGCACGCACAAAGGCCGCACCTTTTCCCGGCTTGACGTGCTGGAAATCGATGATCACATAGACATCGTCATCCATTTCAAAGGTGATCCCTTTTCTAAAATCTCCTGCAGATACCATATTATCCCTCCGTATGATTGCTGTAATACCTTAATTATACTATCATAAAGCACTCCGCTTTTCCATATAATTTTCCATAATAAGTGACACACTATCCGCTACATTATGCCGGTCCGTTTCCACGCTGAAATGGTTCTGGTTGTAGTAGGGATAGCGCCTGTGCATCATGTGTCGGATGGTACGTTCCGGATGGGGTCCCTGGATCAGCGGTCTGGTGGTGCTTTCCTTGAGTCGGAAGTATAGATTACGGGGAGTTGCCTTCAAGGCCACCACAAAAGAATGCTCCATCAGCAGCTGCCGGTTCTCCTCTTTTATGACGATGCCTCCACCGGTGGAGATGACCTGTTTTTCCTTCTGCAAGATCTCTTTCAGAGCCTTGGTCTCCAGTTGGCGGAAGTAGGTTTCCCCCCAGCAGGAAAAGATCTGGCTGATGGTCATCCCTTCCTGTTCTTCAATAAACCGATCCACGTCCACGAATTCGTAGTTCAAGGCTTTGGCCAGGTTTCGTCCGATGGTGGTCTTCCCCGTCCCCATAAAACCGATCAGGGAGATGTTGTTTCTACTCATGGGGTATCATCCTCATCGTTCAGGATCTCCAGGACCCGCCGGAGTTTTGTTGTCTCTATCTGACCCGGTGCCGAGGTCTTGTTCTTTTCCGCTGCAAAGGTCATGCAGCTGCCGAAGGTGGAAGCCCCGATCCTTGTTATTTTGCCAAGATCCCCCATGGAGATCCCCACATATGGAATGGTCAATACATCCCAGGCGTTGGCACAAGCGGCAAAAAGACCGGCCACATCCTTGGGAGACTGGGGCATGACGGCGATCTTCACCAGGTCGGCTCCCATTTGTTCCCCCTGGATAAATTGGTTGACCATCTCCTCCACTGTTGGGGTACCGTCAAAATTGTGGTAGGAGACCAGGGTGGCCACCCCTTTTTGGGTAAAATGCTCCAACCCCTCCTGGAGGATGGCGGGATCCCAAGACATCTCCAGATCCACCATATCCACACATCCGGAAGCATCGATGGCCCTGTAAAGCCCAAAAACGCCTTTGGCGTCCATTTTTCCATTGCCCCCTTCTCCTTGACTGCGGTAGGTGGCCAAGAGAGGCAAATAGGGCATATGCCCCCTTAATGCAATAAAAATGTCCTGGGCGTTTCCCAGCTGGTTTTCTTCCAAAAGATCCAGGCGGATCTCCATCAGGTCCGGTTGGGCGATCCCCGCCTGCTTGCCTTCCTTGATGGCCTCCACCACGGTTTTTTCCAGAACTGGAACACAGATGTTGGTGTTTTCCTTATTCAGTTTTAAATTCTTGATCGTGACCGTTGATTTCTTCATGACCTGCTCCTTCATTCAATGGGAAAAAGCCCGAAACCATATGGGAGTTTCGGGCTGGTGTTTATTTCTTCAAGGTAAAAGTAAAAGTGTCCGTATTTCCGTTGATGTCTTCCACCACCACTTCGAACGTTCCCGGAGTGGTGACCATGACGTCGTTGTACTGGAGACTGATCTCCCGACCATTGAGGGTCGCTTTCTCCAAAGGATGGAAACTGACAAATTTCAGATAGACCCGGTTTCCTTCCACGGTCCCGCCGCTGATCAGATCCAAGGGATCATCCACAACGATGCGAGGTCCGAACAAACCGGTTTGCGGATTGTCTCCCGTGTTGGCGTTTCCGTTGGTGTCACCATCATCATCATCATCTTCGTCATCATCATCGTCGTCTCCATTGGTACCACCAGTTCCGCCAGTACCGCCTGTACCACCGGTCCCACCGGAAGCAGGAGGTATGTAGTCAAATGGGTTTTCCTTGCCGAAATCCTTGCCTTCGATGAATTCATAATCTTCAAAAGCCGTAAAGCTTTCTCCATCTTTCAAGAATGCATAGGAACGAAGGACGATGTTGGCATTGACCAAACCGTCGCTCAAGTTGTAGTTCACCGATTCCACCGTCAGTTTTCTGCCGTTGGTATAGACCAACCGGACAAACTCATCCAGGGTCGCATATTTGCCGGACAGGTTCATCCGTACATCTATGCTGTTGAGGAAGGTGCCTTCATGCCCTTCCGTTTCCGCTTTCACCGGCAATCCGAAGTCTACGCTTCCCAAGTCCACGTCGGAGTCTTCCACCTGTTTCAAAAGATCCAGATACAACAAGGGTAGCATGGTGTCTCTTGGTATGACTTCATCCAATTGGTTGGAGAGTTCCTCGATCCTGGCTTCTTCCACTTCCAAGGTGTTTCCCCGGTCCAGTGCCTGAAGCTCGTCCAAAACCGTCTGGCGTTGGGCCAAGGTAGCCTTATTGGCTGTCCACTCGTCGTATTTCGGAAGAATCAAATAGTTGATATATAGGAATCCGATTCCCACGACCAACAACAAAGTGACAAGTATTCTTTCCCGTCTGCTCAAACTCATTGCTGATCACCTCCGTTGCTGTACACTAAATTCATGTTGAATTCATAAATATCGTTGTCTGCGGCCCGTACGGAGTTGATCCATACGTTGGAGACATTGTCGATCTGGTTCAGTTTGGCGGCAAAATCGGCCACTTCATCCCGTGATTTGGCTACGCCGCTGATGGTCATGGTACCGCTGCCCGTATTTTGCGTGATAAAGCTGACGCTTTCCGGCAAGGTGGTCTCCACTTTGGTCAACAAGTTGTAAAAGTTGATCTTGTTCACGTCTAGTTCAGATGATCTTTGCTCTCTATAAGCCAATTCCTGTTGTTTTTTCTCCACCAGGGTCTTTCTGGCTTGTACTTCCGCTAAAGCGGCGATTTGGTTTTCCACATCCACCAAGTCCCGTTCCGTTTGACGGTTGAAACTGTACAAGGCTCCGTAGCCCACCAAAAGGAGTGCCAGAACCAGTAAAACCAGAAGAATATTCATGGAACGTTTCTTCTTGACATCTTTTTTTAGATTGAGATCCTTAGGTAGCAGGTTGATATCGCGCATGGTCACACCCTCCTAACGACGGCGCCGATGGCATCCACAAGGAACGGCACATGATTGTTGCTCTTGAGATCTTTGAACGCTACGTTCACCAACCGGTCCACCCACACGGTAGGAATGTTGGTGTAGCGCTGGATGTATTCACCCACGCCGGGGATGCAGGACCCGCCGCCCACCAGGAAGATCCGGTCCAGCTTTTTCTGTTTGGACATGGATATGAAAAATTCCAAGACTTGATTTATTTCCATGGTGATGTCGTAGAGCACGTTGGTGATCTGGTCGTAGAGCATTTTTTCCACTTCGTTGAGTTCCTCTTTTCGGAGAAATGCGAAGTCGTTGTTTCGTTTCCATTCTTCCGCCTCATCCATGGACATGTCCAGTGCTTCGGATATGATCTTCGTTATATCCCGTCCACCGACGGCCAAAGAACGCTGCAGGAATAATTTCTGATTTTCCAATAGGGTGATGCCTGTCTTCTGGTTTCCCAAATCGATGATGGCTATATCCTTGGCTTCCCCACCGTCGGGCAACCGCAAATCGAAACAAGTCACCGGTCCGTTCACCAACTTGATCAGGGCGTTGGACTGGACGTCCACCACTTCGATCTCCACGTTGTTTCGGTTGAAGATCTCCAGGTACTCGTAAACCATGTTTTTGGGAACGGCGACACCCTGCATGGTGTTCATCATGACCTCTTCACCGTCTTCGTTCTGGCGCACGAATTCGTCCACCAGGCTGCTGTCCACGATATAGTTTTCCATCCGGTCCGGCAACAATACGGACATTTCGTACTTGACGGCTTCCTTGAGTTCGTTCATTTCCATTTTTGGAAGATCAAAGGTCCGTATGACCACATCGCTGGATGAAAGAAGGAGCCTGGCTTCCCCCAACTTCCCGTGCTTCAAAAAGGTATCCACCATTTTCCCCACGGCTTCCGGGTCCGTCACGTTGCCATTATCG encodes the following:
- the glgA gene encoding glycogen synthase GlgA — protein: MNILFAAAEVVPFIKTGGLADVAGSLPAALNKGTTQVRVVLPLYKSIKEKYGDLLEKVTEYTVDLGWRNQYVGVFSLEHNGVLHYFLDNEYYFNRDGIYGFFDDGERFSWFSKAAVLLCKHVDFKPDVIHANDWHTALMNLYVADFAIGDEDYKNMKTVFTIHNLKYQGVFDADMMGDVMGIDIRYFHEDGIRFYNQINFMKGGIVYSDAVTTVSESYATEILDPYFGEQLDGILRKHQDKLHGIVNGIDYEEFSPSKDPHLYSNYDLRSVHTRKRENKAWLQNRWGLPTEGDIPMIGMVSRLVDMKGLDLVAHIFEELIQEDIQFVVLGTGDKEYEDMFRYFAHRYPEKVRANIHFSEGEAHQIYAGSDMFLMPSKFEPCGISQLISLRYGTIPIVRSIGGLRDTVEPYDREKQTGNGFSFTDYNAHDMLFTIKHALSTYNDKDAWKELIRRAMKSKNDWNASSAKYRKLYGNLMKK
- the glgD gene encoding glucose-1-phosphate adenylyltransferase subunit GlgD, with product MDNCMGIIDFNNIEENFGKLCKSRPMAMLPFGGRYRLADFFLSNMVDHDINNIGVFTGTKIRSVMDHMGSGKPWDLNRRFKGLFIFPPLFDEEKNGGYGDLQQFFNNDEFFARSTEDNIFLSNTNMLVKIDMERAYKHFKETDADVTLICKRVKDPNGKFINCEKIKKDDNGCVKSVGANLGTEEEFDLYVGSLFIKKEVYRQLVREAIEEGNARYLRDALLRGINKYKFNCFEHVGHIESIRNVKNYFDANMNLLEPEIYNEMFFKYGIVYTKNQDEPSTFYKENAVVKNSLIANGCTLDGSVQNSILFRGVKIGKNAIVKNSVIMQKTVIGENAVIVNAILDKYVTVEDGVEIIGNHTVPYVVEKDMVISKEAQR
- a CDS encoding glucose-1-phosphate adenylyltransferase; this encodes MKREKVLAMLLAGGQGTRLRTLTKDIAKPAVPFGGKYRIIDFPLSNAANSGITDIGILTQYKPFQLNEHIGIGSHWDFDRNTGGLRILSPYTNEAGGRWYQGTANAIYENISFIDHVDPNYVLILSGDHIYKMDYKKMLEFHKEKNAQATISVIEVPWEEASRFGIMATDEEGQIVEFAEKPEKPKSNLASMGIYIFDWPVLREYLIEDIKNPDSSNDFGKDIIPTMLQDGKKMVAYTFEGYWKDVGTIKSYWEANMDLLSEDDTLNVYDRSWRIFTKNKNLPPQFVSDTAEVYNSLINEGCIVEGHLDRCVLFSEVRVKQDAYVHNSVVLSNATIEEGARVYNAVVMEGVTVKKGQVIGDKDNGKVFLVSEDTIIEE
- the glgB gene encoding 1,4-alpha-glucan branching protein GlgB, whose translation is MANEKANPPYYYSNKGSFDAHLFHEGTFYRSYEFLGAHPYEKATRFVVWAPRAQAVFVVGDFNDWQEDSLPMERIHNSGLWEICISGVETFDKYKYRIIGQDGSVGMKADPYGFHSEERPGTASKFFDITKYRWKDRNWIKNRNKTRPYDRPISIYEMNLLSWKKGRDESQLSYSQIAKELVVYLKKTGFTHVELMPVMEHPFDGSWGYQTTGYYAPTSRYGTPKDFMAFVDLLHQNGFGVILDWAPAHFCRDDHGLRMFDGTACFESVDNRRADNIQWGTSNFDFSKPEVLSFLISNAMYWHEYFHIDGLRIDAVAYMLYLNFAGADLKNEQGGFENFEAIEFIRKLNKVVFEHFPGTMMIAEESTAWPLVTGPVDQGGLGFNFKWNMGWMNDILDYMETDPLYRKGKQHALTFSITYAFSENFVLPLSHDEVAHGKRSLLDKMPGEYEQKFANLRLLYLYMFTHPGKKLLFMGGEFAQFIEWNEWQELDWFLLDYELHGKMLTYVSELNKFYKEEKPLYELDESFDGFDWVEHENHQESILIYERVDRRGDRLLIALNFTPVARTDYPIGVMEPGSYKTVFHSDRIRYGGNTLRPKSARTRKQGHHHRPYSITVDIPALGGVVLKNSPNQTTRGKKGGQ
- a CDS encoding CD1247 N-terminal domain-containing protein; protein product: MMDYIKEKVSYVKGLCDGMEIDETTKEGKLFLKIIEILGDLTDAVEGLDEAYDDLEDYVELIDEDLMEVEDELYDLEMLDDDDDEDDFDEDDIFEVECPNCGAEFITDFDDMEDEDFQLECPECGYVLDIMDLMCECDDEDCDCHSDSEEDETE
- the efp gene encoding elongation factor P — encoded protein: MVSAGDFRKGITFEMDDDVYVIIDFQHVKPGKGAAFVRAKIKNVKTGSVVERTFNPSEKFPKAHIETKEMQYLYNDGNLYYFMDQETFEQIPLNYDQVEEAMKYLKENNNATIKFIKGQAFSVEAPFFVELEVTETDPGFKGDTATGANKPAIVETGAQITVPLFVEIGDVIRIDTRTGEYMERV
- a CDS encoding shikimate kinase translates to MSRNNISLIGFMGTGKTTIGRNLAKALNYEFVDVDRFIEEQEGMTISQIFSCWGETYFRQLETKALKEILQKEKQVISTGGGIVIKEENRQLLMEHSFVVALKATPRNLYFRLKESTTRPLIQGPHPERTIRHMMHRRYPYYNQNHFSVETDRHNVADSVSLIMENYMEKRSAL
- the aroD gene encoding type I 3-dehydroquinate dehydratase, with the protein product MKKSTVTIKNLKLNKENTNICVPVLEKTVVEAIKEGKQAGIAQPDLMEIRLDLLEENQLGNAQDIFIALRGHMPYLPLLATYRSQGEGGNGKMDAKGVFGLYRAIDASGCVDMVDLEMSWDPAILQEGLEHFTQKGVATLVSYHNFDGTPTVEEMVNQFIQGEQMGADLVKIAVMPQSPKDVAGLFAACANAWDVLTIPYVGISMGDLGKITRIGASTFGSCMTFAAEKNKTSAPGQIETTKLRRVLEILNDEDDTP
- a CDS encoding PilN domain-containing protein, which encodes MRDINLLPKDLNLKKDVKKKRSMNILLVLLVLALLLVGYGALYSFNRQTERDLVDVENQIAALAEVQARKTLVEKKQQELAYREQRSSELDVNKINFYNLLTKVETTLPESVSFITQNTGSGTMTISGVAKSRDEVADFAAKLNQIDNVSNVWINSVRAADNDIYEFNMNLVYSNGGDQQ
- the pilM gene encoding type IV pilus assembly protein PilM, whose protein sequence is MLGKKQSVTVFDFGSKNSKMVTATLRDREIQVEGYQILPTPDGAIDNGNVTDPEAVGKMVDTFLKHGKLGEARLLLSSSDVVIRTFDLPKMEMNELKEAVKYEMSVLLPDRMENYIVDSSLVDEFVRQNEDGEEVMMNTMQGVAVPKNMVYEYLEIFNRNNVEIEVVDVQSNALIKLVNGPVTCFDLRLPDGGEAKDIAIIDLGNQKTGITLLENQKLFLQRSLAVGGRDITKIISEALDMSMDEAEEWKRNNDFAFLRKEELNEVEKMLYDQITNVLYDITMEINQVLEFFISMSKQKKLDRIFLVGGGSCIPGVGEYIQRYTNIPTVWVDRLVNVAFKDLKSNNHVPFLVDAIGAVVRRV